The Stieleria maiorica genome includes the window ATGCTTCAGAGGATTCATGCATGTTTGGACTCGCGGGGCAGGATCCCGTTTAATTCTTGACGAAAGGTGCTGTTCATACGATAGACCGCGAGCGTCGCCCTTGCCCGGCCGTCGGAGGCGACCTTGACATTGGGCGTGGGGAACAACACGTTGGATTGCTTGATCCGGATCGACGGCAAGGGGGTGCCGGGATCGATGCCGATTTGGTGGCACAGCAAGACATAAAACATCGACATCTGTTCGACGGCGGCCTGGGTGCTGAGCGTCTGGGCGGTCTTTCCGCCGGCCCAGTAGGCGGAAAAGGCGGTCAGCCCGGCGGCGGCCAGCAATTCGACAATCGACGCGTTGGCCACCAAGACCGTCGCCCCGAAATCGACCGGCAACATCAAGACGCTTCCGAACGCGGCCAGCATCGCCGCCAGTGGCGTCAGCCCGAAGGCCAGCTTTTTATGACGCGGGATCTGCCGCCACATCTCTTCGGCGACGTTGCGCAATTGTTCGCTATCGAACACGACGCGATCGTTTTCTTCAAAGCTGCGTAAGACATCGTGCATCGCTTGGTTCCACGCCGCACCGTCGACCGGATCGTTCTGGCCGTCGAACCAGTGCGGCAGGGTCAGTGCGGCGCCGAAACGACGCAGCGAGATCTCCAGCTCTTCGGGACTGACGAGCTGGCCGACCTTCTTCGCCTTGAACTTTTCCTTGATCGATTCGGCGTACCGTTCTGCCATCGCAGTCGGCACGTACTGTTTGAACAGGTCGGTCGCCGCTTTGGTGCGGCCTTGGATGAAGGTGTTGATCCGCACGCCCCAGCGAGCATACCAGGGGGCGGCGTCACAAAACGCATCGGCCAATTGACGCACGATGCGTTCGCTTTGGTGCATCCGAACCTCCGTGATCGCCCCGCCGGTCGTCTGTTTGGTAAACAGGTTGATCGTCGTGTCAAGCAATGTTTGACGCGCCCGCAAGGTCAGCCGAAGCGACTTTTCCGCGTCCTCTTCGACTGCCGACAACCCGCGGTTCCAGACCGCGCGACGCAGTGCGGCGTGACGCCCCAACAAAAAACGGTCCGATGATTCGGGACGATCAAGTTCACGTGTTAGGTGGGTTAACAATCGGTCACAATTGATTTCCGCGGGCGGGTTCTCGTCGGCTTGGGGCGAGAGTGAAAAGAAGATCGGGAGCGGATCTTCGTCGCTGTTCTCGATCACGAACTCCTGGTCCCCGTCCTTGGCCGACTTCGGTATGAACGGTTCACTTTTGGGCAGTTCAAAATCATAAGCCCCGTAGACGCGTTCGACACCATACTTGCTCGCCTGAGGTTCAAATGATTCCAGAACGTCTTCGGGCGATTGACCGGGACGGATCTTGTTGACGGCCAACAAACGAGGAATGCCCGGCATCAGATCGGAGATCGTTTGCAGGATGTCCCCGAGTGAACGATCGCGGGCCATGCTGGGGGTGGAAACGACCAGAAACGCGCTGCAGAACGTCGATGCCTTGCCCAGCAATTCACGCCGCCGCTCGGGCGAACCGACTCCGAACACTTCGTCGGAAACGATGTCGGGGCAATCCAACAACCCGATCCCCAGGTCATCCAACGCCGGGTCGGTCGCGACCAGGGGCACGCCCAGCGCGTCGACGCCGCCGCTGCGATTGTTGTATTGCTCATGCGCCTCTTCGGGCATTTCCGCCAGCAGCTCGGGCGGGTGTCCGACGGCATCGCCGAAATCATCGAGCAATAACTGCCACAGGTCGGGCTCGTCACGCCATTTTTGAGGCAGCCAGAGGACGAACCGGTGGGTGCCTTGACGGTTGGCGACCCCACGCAGCGTACGACGACGCCCGTGCCGGCTGAGCAAGGCGGCGACCAGGCTGGTTTTTCCGCTGTTGAGCATGCCGGCGACGGCCAACGTCGGGTACTCGGCCAATCGGGCACCGTGAAACACCTGACGCCCCAGCGAAACCACATCGCCGGCCAAATTCGGCTCAATGCGACGCAGCGCCGAGAGGAAACTTTCGTTTCCGGGATCGGGGTAAAGACGCTCGACGGCGGCTCGACGATCATCGTCTTCGAGTAACGCTTTCAGCCGTGGCCAGTCGACCTGGGGCGGGGATTTTCGTCGTTTGTGACCAAACATATCCGGTGTTCAGTTCGCCGTTGATTGAGCCAGTGGGCTGGCCCCTGGACTGGCCGCTGGACGTTTTTCGTTCACGGCGGTGTCACCTTGGGTGCCGTCGGCCGAGGGATTCTCTTCGCTGAGCTCAAAATCGTCCAGATAGGGCCCGTCGAAGATCTCGCGCCACCATAAAGCAGCGTCCGCTTGCGTCCAATGGGGACTGTCGGCACACGCCAGCAGCTCCCCGGCCAGTTGTTGTGCCGACTGCGGTCGTTTTGCCGGGTTCAAACGCAAACACCGCAGCAAGATCTTTTGAAGGTCCTTGGCCAGCGGGACGCCGACACGTCGCTCCGGCGGTTCCGGTTCCTGGTGCAGTTTCTTGGCGCAAATGTCGGTCGCCGATTCGCCTTCCAGCGGTGCCGAGCCGCACAGCAGCGTGTAACCCACCGCACCGATCGAATAGATGTCGCTCAAGACGTCGGCCGAGGCCGCATCACGAATCGACTCGGGCGACATGAACAGTGGCGTGCCGGTCAGCGAATCGACGCGCGTCAACTGGACCGAATCATGATCGATTTGTTTGGCCAATCCGAAGTCCAACACCTTAATCAAATCATGGATCCCGCTCCGCGAGGTCAACAGAATGTTTGCCGGTTTGATGTCGCGGTGGATCATCCCCGCCAAATGAGCTTCCGAGATCGATCCGCAGATCTGCAATAACAAATAGATCACGCGTTCGGCCGGTTGACGTCCGTAATAGTCGACCAGCTGTTCCAGCGAGATCCCTTCGACATACTCCATCACATAAAAAAAGGTGCCTTCATCGGTGCGGCCGAAATCATAGATCTCGACGGTGTTGGGATGCTTCAACCGTGCCGACAACTGAACTTCACGCTGGAACCGGGCCAGTGATCGCTCGGTCGCGTCGGCGTTTTCGAGGACTTTGATGGCGACTTTGCGGTCCAGCAATCCGTGCGTGCCCAGATAGACCGTGCCCATCCCGCCGCGGCCGATCCGCTGATGCAAATCGTATTGTCCCAAACGCCGTTTCAACGCCTCGACGCGACGGGTGTTGATTTCGCGTGGGCGTGTGATCCAGGCAAGCGCCAACAGAACCGCCGCGGCGATCAACGCGGCACCGAAAAGTGCCAGGAACGAATTGCGAATGATTTGCAGCGACGCAAACGCTTCGTCGACATCCAATTCGCTGGCGATCCCGAAATCGTATTCCGAAAGCCACGTCCACGCGCCAACCACGGGAACGCCCCGATACCCGTTGTAACCGACGACGTTCGAACCGGCCCCGCCACGCGTGGCGTTGTCGGCCATCTGCGTCATCGGCCACGTCGTCGGTTCGCCCGGCACGTTGACCTGTTTGAGAAGATTGACGCCGGGGTCGCGGACATGAATCTTCAGCGGACTCGTTTCCCCGGGCGCGAGCAACCCCACTTGGGACAGCTGGGATTCGAATCGGCTGCTCGAAATCATCACCGCCTGCCGATCAAAGGCATAGGTCTCGCCGCTGTTTCCCAATTGAGCCACCGACAGAATCTTGCTGAACTGCTTGGATGGATCGATCATCAACGACAAGAAACCGCCGGTCCGAAGGTCGTGGCGCAGTGGAGCGATCGCGCACATGACCGCAATTTTCTCCGCACCGTTTTCCTGGTTGCCGACCTGGCGTGTCGCGATTTCGAAAGGGCGTGTCACAGAGGCTTTTCCGGACGTCAAACGCTCAAACAGTTCTTTACCAAACGGAATCGCGCTGCCATTGAAGCGATCATCGCTTGAATCCAGTACTCCGCCCAACGGATCGATGATCGCCCAACCCAAGTAACCGGCGTCGCTCAATCGCGCCGTCAGATCCCGCAAGTACTCGGATTGGTGCGATGGCATCTCCTGGGCATCTTCGGAGTCTCGTTCCAGAATCCCGATCGCGATCGAACGCAAACTTTCTTCGGCGGCATACTGTTTGGCCGTTTCTCGCTGGTCGGCCAGCCACAACTGAAGCGCGTTGATGTTGGCCGCCAGCACCGTTTCGAGCGAATTGCGAATACTGCCTCGCACACGCTCTCGCACCAACCAACCCACATACAGCGTCACGCCCAAC containing:
- a CDS encoding serine/threonine protein kinase, whose product is MPRDDTSRNPPTRSQWKTLDESPRAPRGLGQSTILSVVRQAPVGPLSPLIASLVVAVLLGVTLYVGWLVRERVRGSIRNSLETVLAANINALQLWLADQRETAKQYAAEESLRSIAIGILERDSEDAQEMPSHQSEYLRDLTARLSDAGYLGWAIIDPLGGVLDSSDDRFNGSAIPFGKELFERLTSGKASVTRPFEIATRQVGNQENGAEKIAVMCAIAPLRHDLRTGGFLSLMIDPSKQFSKILSVAQLGNSGETYAFDRQAVMISSSRFESQLSQVGLLAPGETSPLKIHVRDPGVNLLKQVNVPGEPTTWPMTQMADNATRGGAGSNVVGYNGYRGVPVVGAWTWLSEYDFGIASELDVDEAFASLQIIRNSFLALFGAALIAAAVLLALAWITRPREINTRRVEALKRRLGQYDLHQRIGRGGMGTVYLGTHGLLDRKVAIKVLENADATERSLARFQREVQLSARLKHPNTVEIYDFGRTDEGTFFYVMEYVEGISLEQLVDYYGRQPAERVIYLLLQICGSISEAHLAGMIHRDIKPANILLTSRSGIHDLIKVLDFGLAKQIDHDSVQLTRVDSLTGTPLFMSPESIRDAASADVLSDIYSIGAVGYTLLCGSAPLEGESATDICAKKLHQEPEPPERRVGVPLAKDLQKILLRCLRLNPAKRPQSAQQLAGELLACADSPHWTQADAALWWREIFDGPYLDDFELSEENPSADGTQGDTAVNEKRPAASPGASPLAQSTAN